The DNA region GGCCAGCCCGATGCCGTAGGCCGACAGCACGCCGGCCTGGGGATGGAGGAACACCCGCGTCATGCCGAGAGCGTCGGCGACGGCGCAGACATGCTGCCCCGCCGCCCCGCCGAAGCCGTTCAGCGTATAGCCGGTGACGTCATAGCCGCGCTCGACGGAGATCTTCTTGATGGCGTTGGCCATGTTGTCGACGGCGATGCGCAGGAAACCCTCGGCGACCTCCTGCGGGGTCATCGCCGTGCCGAGCTTGGCATTGACGGTGGCGGCCAATTCGGTGAAGCGGGCCTTCACCACCTCGGCGTCCAGCGGCTGGTCGCCGTTCGGACCGAAGACCTGCGGGAAGAAGCGCGGCTGGATCTTGCCGACCATCACGTTGCAGTCGGTGACGGTCAGCGGCCCGCCTCGGCGGTAGCAGGCGGGTCCCGGATTGGCCCCGGCGCTGTCCGGCCCGACGCGGAAGCGGGTGCCGTCGAAAACGCAGAGCGACCCGCCACCGGCCGCCACCGTGTGGATGTGCATCATCGGCGCGCGCACCCGCACCCCGGCGACCACCGCGTCGAAGGCCCGCTCATACTCGCCGGCATAATGCGACACGTCGGTCGAGGTGCCGCCCATGTCGAAGCCGATGACCCGGTCGAAACCGGCCATGCCGGCGGTGCGCACCGCCCCGACCACGCCGCCGGCCGGACCCGACAGGATGGCGTCCTTGCCCTGGAAGCGGCGGGCGTCGGTCAGGCCGCCGTTGGACTGCATGAACATCAGCGGCACCGGCGCGCCGTCGACGCTGAGATCGCCGGCGACCCGGTCGACATAGCGGCGCAGCACCGGCGAGAGATAGGCGTCGGCGACGGTGGTGTCGCCGCGCCCGACCAGCTTCATCAGCGGGCTGACCAGATGGCTGACCGAGACCTGGGTAAAGCCGACGGCGCGGGCGAGCGAGGCGACCTGCCGTTCATGTTCGGGATAGCGGTAGCCATGCATCAGCACGATGGCGGCGGCGCGGAAGCCCTGGCGATAGGCCTCCTCCAGCCCGCGGCGGACGGCATGCAGATCGACCGGCTTCAGCACCCGGCCATCGGCCATCACCCGTTCCGGAGCCTCGACCACATGGGAATAGAGCTGGTCGGGCAACTGGATGTGGCGGGCGAAGATCTTCGGACGGGCCTGATGGCCGATGCGCAGCTGGTCGCCCAGCCCTTCGGTGATCACGAGGACGGTCGGCTCGCCCTTGCGTTCCAGCAGGGCGTTGGTGGCGACGGTGGTGCCCATCTTGACCACCTCCACCGTGTCCGGTGGAATCGGCTGGCCGGGCTTCAGCCCCAGAAGCTCGCGGATGCCTTGGACCGCGGCGTCGGCGTAGCGCTCCGGATTCTCCGACAACAGCTTGTGGGTCACGACCGCCCCGTCGGGCCGGCGGCCGACGATGTCGGTGAAGGTGCCGCCGCGATCCACCCAGAATTGCCACCGGGCCGGCTTGGGTTTTCCCGCCCCGACCACCGCCGCGCTCTCCGTCTCACCCATCGTCGCACCCGCCGAATTCCAGGCGCGGCAACCGCGCCGCGCGTAATCCGGAGTTTCGCGATCCAGCGACGGATTTCAACCGCCAGCATGCCTCGCGCCCGACAAGACGGTCATGGCATCGCCGGCCGCGGCGGAAAGAACACAGGATCACCAAAGACGGATTCGGCGCCTCCCCCTCTCGGCCGCCCTTTCGACAGCCCTCAGGCGGCCAGCCGCTGTCGCGGCGGGGTCGACAAGCGGGGCGCGACGGTGTTGCCGGACAGGATGCTGTTGAAGGCGCCGCTTCCCTCCTCCAACGCCTCCAGCGCGATGGAGAACTGGTCGGGTGGCGGCAATTCGAACAGCGCGATGGTCTCGTCACCCTCCGGCGCCAGCCGGCCGCCATAGCGGCGGGCGAGCGCGCGCATGCGGATATTCTCCGACAGACAGATCATGTGGATATGGCGGATGCCGCGGTTGCGGGCGACGATCAGGATGCGGCGGACCAGCGTGCTGCCAACCCCCTTTCCCTGCATCCCCGATTCGATGCTGATGCCGAACTCGGCCTGTTCCGGCCAGAGGGCGCGGTCGCCGCACAGCTCCACGGCACCGCGCAGCGCTCCGTCCTCGAAAGCGCCCAGGATGACCGTGCGCCCCCAATCGATGGCCGCGCAATGCCGCTCCACCGCCTCGTCCGACAGGGTGCCGGCGAAACGGGCATGGCGGTCCGCACGGTCGAGGCGGAGAAGATGCGCCCGATACAGGGGCAGCTCGGTCGGCATGATCTTGCGGATGACAGGCATGGCTCTGCTCGCGGTTCCCGATTTCCGAAAACGCATTTGCGCAGAACGTTTTTCCCCAGGCCCCGGTCCCGCGCTGACGGATCCCGGCCTTATCGAAACCGGCGCTCTCTCCGGCGCCCTTTGTTGCATTGCAACATGACGCAACGGGCAGGTTCCGCCAAGCGCTTATTAGAACTTCGCGATACGAACAATACCGATCCGTTGCAAGAAAGCCACAGTTGGCCGCTTTCTCATCGGCCGCTATGCTGCCCGAGGCTGGGGGGCCGGACAAAAGGGCGAAGCATGAGCATTTGGGGCAAGATCCTGGGCGGCGCGGCCGGCCTGTTCACCGGCGGGCCGCTGGGGGCGCTCCTGGGCGGGCTGGCCGGCCATGCGGTGGATTTGTGGTCGCCCTGCGGCGCCGGGACATGCGGCACCGACGGCCAGCCGCGCCGGGGCATGAGCGACGAGGAGGCGGAGGCGGCCAAGCAGACCGTCGCCTTCACCATCGGCGTGATCGCGCTGGCCGCCAAGATGGCGCGGGCCGACGGGGTGGTGAAGCGGGTGGAGGTCGATACCTTCAAGCGCCTGTTCCGCGTGCCGCCGGACGAGTTGGACAATGTCGGCCGCGTCTTCGACCTCGCCCGCCGCGACACGCGCGGATTCGAGGATTACGCCCGCCAGATCGCCAAGCTGTTCGAGGACAGGCACGCGGTGCTGGAGGAGCTGCTCGACAGCCTGCTGATGATCGCCGAGGCCGATGACGAGCTGCACGAGACGGAGGTCGAGTATCTGCGCGCCGTCGCCGTGATCTTCGGCTTCGACGAGACCGATTTCCGCCGCATCGTCGCCGGCCATCATCTGGCCGGCAGCCCGACGGAGACCGATCCCTATGCCGTGCTCGGCGTGCCTCGTCATGCCGGCGACGACGTGGTCAAGACAGCCCACCGGGCCCTGGTGCGCGAACACCATCCAGATCGGCTGATCGCCCAGGGCATGCCGCAGGAATTCATCGACCTGGCGACCCAGAAGCTCGCGCTTATCAATGCCGCCTACGATCGTATTCGCCGGGAACGGGAATCCACGGCCGCTTTGTCCTGATTGTCGCGATCCGCCACATCCGCTGATGATTTGAAATTGCTTTCCTTTGTCCTTTATCGCGTTTTCTGACATATCGTCTCCAAACGGGACGGGCGAGCGGTCGCCCGCAGGTTTCGGGACGATATGACGATGCGACGCACGATCATCCGGACGGTCTTCGCCGCAGCACTGGGAATGACGGCGGCGGGTTGCGGCGCCCAAGCCCAGACAGCGACGGCATCCGCCGGCGCGCCGGTGGTTTTGGGCCAGCCGCTGACACTGAACCTGGGAGTGCCGGCGGGCACCGACTGCGCCACCCTGGCGACGGCGCTGAACGCGCAGGGGCTCGTTCTGGTGGCCAACGGCCAGACGATTCCGGGGCCCCGTGCCAGCTTTGGCTGTTCCGCCAAGGGCGAGCTGACGGGCACCGTCTCTACCTCCATCGCCGGCAACGGCGATGACGCCGCCCAACGGCGGACGGCCTGGCAGGCCGCCTTCAACGGCTTCTTCAGCCTCGCCGGCTTCAAGACCCTGCCCGTCGCCTTCGGCCCGGCCACCGGCGGCATCGCCACCGCGCCGCAGATGGTCGCCATCCAGGGTGCCAGCGACCGCGACCTGAAGCTGGCCGCCCTCTGGTTCGCGCTGGTGGCTGCGCTGTTCCTGTTCGCCTTCTTCCGCCATTTCGGCCGCACCGACGCCATCACCCCCATCGCCGGCGTGCCGATGCCGCCCGGTTACCGGGCGCCCTACAGCCTCGCCCGGTTCCAGCTGCTGTGGTGGAGCGGGATCGTCACCGCCTCCTACGTCGCCATCCTGACCATCACCGGATCGATGGACACCATCACCACCGGGACGATGACGCTGATGGGAATCGTCGGCGGCACCTCGGTGCTGGCCGCCTTCCAGGATCGCCGGCCGGGCGACGACGACAGCCGGCGCCGGCAGCACGCCGCCGCCTATGTCGCCGCCGCGGGGGCGAGCCCGCCCGACCGGACGATGATGGACGCCAGCCTGGCCGAGGTCTATCCGCCCTCGCAAGGGCTGCTGCCCGACCTGCTGAGCGATGCCGGCGGCTACAACATCCATCGTCTGCAACTGCTGGCCTGGACCGGCGTTCTGGGCATCACCTTCCTCTACGAGGTCACCCGCACGCTGGGCATGCCGGAGCTGTCGGCCAACCTGCTGGCCCTGACCGGCATCAGCAACGGCACCTATTTCGGCTTCAAGATGCAGGAACAGCAGGTGGCGACGCCGACCGGCATCACGCAACCGGCCGGCTGAGGCGGGAAGCGCTTCCGCCCGGCGCAACCCGCCCAACCGTTTTTCCCGGTCGCGGCGGAGGGGGATGGCGCGCTATAACCCATCCCCTTCCCTTGATTTTCCGGCGCACGAACGGTCCATGGCTCCTCCCGCACCCATCACGGCGCTCCAGGGCGTCTCCGTCACCTTCGGCGGCCGTCCGCTGTTCGACGGCATCGACCTGTCCATCGGCCGCGGCGACCGCGCCTGTCTGGTCGGGCGCAACGGGTCGGGCAAGTCGACGCTGATGAAGGTGCTGGCCGGGATGATCCATCCCGACGGCGGCACCGTCTTCGTCCAGCCCGGCGCCCGCATCGCCTATCTGCCGCAGGAGCCGGACTTCACCGGCTGCGCCACCGTCCATGACTATGTCGTGCAGGGCCTGCCCGCCGACGAGCAGGACGAGGCGCACCGGGTCGATGCGGTGCTGGACCGGTTGCAGGTGGACGGCGGTCTCGACCCCCGCAGCCTGTCGGGCGGCGAGTCGCGCCGCACGGCGCTGGCCCGCACGCTGGTCGGCAACCCCGACGTCATGCTGCTGGACGAGCCGACCAACCATCTCGACCTTCCCACCATCGAGTGGCTGGAGGAGGAGCTGCTGTCCTTCCGCGGCGGGCTGCTGCTGATCAGCCACGACCGCGCCTTCCTGAACCGGCTGGCCAAGCGGACGCTGTGGCTCGACCGCGGCACGGTGCGCGCCACCGACCGCGGCTTCGCCGAGTTCGAGAGCTGGCAGGCCGAGGTGTTCGAGGCGGAGGACGCCGCGGCCCACAAGCTGGACCGCAAGATCGAAAGCGAGATGAAGTGGCTGCGCGAGGGCATCTCCGCCCGCCGCACCCGCAACATGGGCCGTGTGCGCAACCTGCTCGACCTGCGCGCCGGGCGCGCCGAGCAGATCAAGGGCGGCCAGCAGGCCAAGCTCGCCATCGCCGAGGCCGAGCGCGGCGGCCGGCTGGTGATCGAGGCGACCGGCATCGCCAAGGGCTTCGACACGCCCGAGGGCCGCAAGACCATCGTGAAGAACTTCTCCACCCGCATCCTGCGCGGCGACCGGGTCGGGCTGATCGGGCCGAACGGCGCCGGCAAATCCACCCTGCTGAAGATGCTGACCGGTCAGCTGGCGCCCGACGAGGGCACGGTGAAGCTGGGCACCAGCCTCGACACCGCCTATTTCGACCAGCGGCGCGAGGGGCTGGACCCGGAGGACACCATCCGCAAGGTGCTGTGTCCCTTCGGCGGCGACGCGGTGGTCGTCAATGGCGTGTCGCGCCATGTCGCCGGCTATATGAAGGACTTCCTGTTCGACACCCGGCAGCTGGACAGCCCGGTCAAGGCGCTGTCGGGCGGCGAGCGCAACCGGCTGCTGCTGGCCCGGCTGTTCGCCAAGCCCAGCAACCTGATGATCCTCGACGAGCCGACCAACGACCTCGACATGGACACGCTGGATCTGCTGGAGGATGTGCTCGGCGATTATCAGGGCACGCTGCTGCTGGTCAGCCACGACCGCGACTTCCTCGACCGGCTGGTGACCGGCACCATCGCGCTGGAGGGCGACGGCACCGCCACCGAATATGCCGGCGGCTATTCCGACTATCTGGTGCAGCGCCCGGCCAGGACGGCGCCCGCCCCGGTCGCCGCCAAGCCGAAACCGGCGGCGGGCGCGCCCGCCGCCGCCAAGCCGCGCGGCAAGCTGAGCTACAAGGACCAGCGCGAGCTGGACGAGCTGCCGGCGCGCATGGACACGCTGAGCGCGGAGATCGCCAAGCTGGAAAAGCTCCTGGCCGACCCCGACCTGTTCACCCGCGATGCCGCCAAATTCCAGAAGACCAGCGAGCAGCTGCATGCCAGGCAGGCGGCGCTCGCGACGGCGGAGGAGCGCTGGCTGGAGCTGGAGGCGATGCGCGAGGAGCTGGAGGGCGGACGGACATGAGCGTCGCCCACACGCTCCAGGCGCTGGTGGTGATGGCGCTGTGGGGGCTGAATTTCGTCGTGGCGAAATGGGCGCTGGCCGAATTCCCGCCGCTGTTCGTCATGTTCCTGCGCTTCGCCCTGGTGGCGGTGCTGATCATCCCATTCTTCCGCGTGCCGCGTGACAAGCTGTGGAAGATCGCGCTCTTGTCGGTGACACTGGGCAGCATCCATTTCCCGATCATGTTCACCGGGCTGAAGGGGATCGACGCCGCCACCGCGTCGCTGGCGGCCCAGGCCCAGGTGCCCTTCTCCTCCCTGCTGGCGGCGGTGGTGTTCAAGGACAAGCTGGGATGGCGGCGCGCCGTCGGCATGGCCGCCGCCTTCGCCGGGGTGGCGGTGATCGCCGGCGAGCCGCGGCTCGGCGACCAGATGGCCTCGCTGCTGATGATCCTGGGAGCCAGCCTCGCCTTCGCGGTGGCGAGCGTGCAGATGAAGCTGCTCGGCTCGGTGAACGGCTTCGCCGTCAATGGCTGGATGGCGCTGTTCGCCATGCCGCAGCTGCTGGGGTTGTCGCTGCTGCTGGAGCATGGGCAGATGGAGGCGCTCGCCAACTCCAGCTGGGTCGGCTGGGCGTCCATCCTCTATATGGCGGTCGGCGTCACCATCGTCGCCTATGGGCTGTGGTATCCGCTGATCGGGCGCTATGATGTCAACCAGACCATGCCCTATCTGCTGACCGTCCCGGTCTTCGGCGTCGCCAGCGGCGCGCTGCTGATGGGCGATCCGCTGACGATCAACCTCGCCGTCGGCGGGCTGTTGACCATCGGCGGCGTCGCGGTGATCGTGAAGCGGCGCCCGCGCACCGTCAGCGAGACCGTCACCAACCCGACCTGATGCCGAGATGAGCCGCTTCCGCCGGATCGACCTTCCCTCCCCCAA from Azospirillum sp. B510 includes:
- a CDS encoding GNAT family N-acetyltransferase, whose amino-acid sequence is MPVIRKIMPTELPLYRAHLLRLDRADRHARFAGTLSDEAVERHCAAIDWGRTVILGAFEDGALRGAVELCGDRALWPEQAEFGISIESGMQGKGVGSTLVRRILIVARNRGIRHIHMICLSENIRMRALARRYGGRLAPEGDETIALFELPPPDQFSIALEALEEGSGAFNSILSGNTVAPRLSTPPRQRLAA
- a CDS encoding TerB family tellurite resistance protein, with the translated sequence MSIWGKILGGAAGLFTGGPLGALLGGLAGHAVDLWSPCGAGTCGTDGQPRRGMSDEEAEAAKQTVAFTIGVIALAAKMARADGVVKRVEVDTFKRLFRVPPDELDNVGRVFDLARRDTRGFEDYARQIAKLFEDRHAVLEELLDSLLMIAEADDELHETEVEYLRAVAVIFGFDETDFRRIVAGHHLAGSPTETDPYAVLGVPRHAGDDVVKTAHRALVREHHPDRLIAQGMPQEFIDLATQKLALINAAYDRIRRERESTAALS
- a CDS encoding ATP-binding cassette domain-containing protein, which gives rise to MAPPAPITALQGVSVTFGGRPLFDGIDLSIGRGDRACLVGRNGSGKSTLMKVLAGMIHPDGGTVFVQPGARIAYLPQEPDFTGCATVHDYVVQGLPADEQDEAHRVDAVLDRLQVDGGLDPRSLSGGESRRTALARTLVGNPDVMLLDEPTNHLDLPTIEWLEEELLSFRGGLLLISHDRAFLNRLAKRTLWLDRGTVRATDRGFAEFESWQAEVFEAEDAAAHKLDRKIESEMKWLREGISARRTRNMGRVRNLLDLRAGRAEQIKGGQQAKLAIAEAERGGRLVIEATGIAKGFDTPEGRKTIVKNFSTRILRGDRVGLIGPNGAGKSTLLKMLTGQLAPDEGTVKLGTSLDTAYFDQRREGLDPEDTIRKVLCPFGGDAVVVNGVSRHVAGYMKDFLFDTRQLDSPVKALSGGERNRLLLARLFAKPSNLMILDEPTNDLDMDTLDLLEDVLGDYQGTLLLVSHDRDFLDRLVTGTIALEGDGTATEYAGGYSDYLVQRPARTAPAPVAAKPKPAAGAPAAAKPRGKLSYKDQRELDELPARMDTLSAEIAKLEKLLADPDLFTRDAAKFQKTSEQLHARQAALATAEERWLELEAMREELEGGRT
- a CDS encoding DMT family transporter, giving the protein MSVAHTLQALVVMALWGLNFVVAKWALAEFPPLFVMFLRFALVAVLIIPFFRVPRDKLWKIALLSVTLGSIHFPIMFTGLKGIDAATASLAAQAQVPFSSLLAAVVFKDKLGWRRAVGMAAAFAGVAVIAGEPRLGDQMASLLMILGASLAFAVASVQMKLLGSVNGFAVNGWMALFAMPQLLGLSLLLEHGQMEALANSSWVGWASILYMAVGVTIVAYGLWYPLIGRYDVNQTMPYLLTVPVFGVASGALLMGDPLTINLAVGGLLTIGGVAVIVKRRPRTVSETVTNPT